One genomic segment of Parus major isolate Abel chromosome 23, Parus_major1.1, whole genome shotgun sequence includes these proteins:
- the SYTL1 gene encoding synaptotagmin-like protein 1 isoform X2 codes for MLASLVHARHAEPPVSPGGPDPRGVPAVSPGPAMALEPEALLDLSFLTEQERSSIAEVLRRDWQLRRREQGRISKLRKSVSDPARLRSLTGDWFCDARAQRHQQQLLGSDLVRASIRRRRRPRGTGGLERGPSLGELEAIDEPLAEEKEDEDGALETDESSPPEEVQEATEPQALLQGDILLREQDSPAQPGESGAGSGFGSSSAEEDEEEPDSAHAGQRPETPETDQTPPAPLSPQNGHTAPSLLSTSSSVSSLSSSTLSGSLMSLYSEGELGRVAVQGCVQFSLRYDPARKELQVHVLRCRELAQARKQRSDPYIKTYLLPDKSNHSKRKTAVRKRSLDPVFNETLKYKLEKRDLQGRTLNLSVWHHDSLGRNLFLGEVEVALGSWDWANTRPEWFSLQPRTPIPSDGLASRGNLNLALKFLPAGSEGGGMPPTGELHIWVKDAQSLIPLQSGTVDAFVQCYVLPDDSKASRQKTRVVKRSLSPLFNHTMVYDGFQAKDLAEACAEFTLWHHETFSKRQLGGIRLSLGTGSSYGLPVGWMDSTQEEQGVWKQLLQQPGRWVEALLPLRTNLVPRV; via the exons ATGCTGGCATCGCTGGTGCACGCCCGGCACGCTGAGCCCCCCGTGTCCCCGGGCGGGCCGGACCCTCGGGGtgtccccgccgtgtccccgggccctgccatggctctgGAGCCCGAGGCGCTGCTGGACCTCAGCTTCCTGACGGAGCAGGAGCGGAGCTCCATCGCCGAGGTGCTGCGCCGGGACTGGCAGCTCCGGCGGCGAGAGCAGGGACGCATCAG CAAACTCCGCAAGTCGGTGTCGGACCCGGCGCGGCTCCGGAGCCTCACCGGGGACTGGTTCTGCGACGCCCGCGCCCAGcggcaccagcagcagctgctgggctccgACCTCGTGCGAGCCTCCATCCGCCGCAGGAGGCGGCCCCGGG GAACGGGCGGCCTGGAACGCGGCCCCAGTCTGGGCGAGCTGGAGGCCATTGATGAGCCgctggcagaggagaaggaggatgaggatggtgcCTTGGAGACGGACGAGAG ctccccCCCAGAGGAGGTGCAGGAGGCCACTGAGCCCCAG GCGCTGCTGCAGGGTGACATcctgctgagggagcaggacAGCCCGGCCCAGCCAG GTGAGTCGGGAGCTGGGAGTGGCTTCGGCTCGTCCAGCGcggaggaggatgaggaggagccGGACTCGGCACACGCTGGGCAG AGACCAGAGACCCCCGAGACGGATCAgacccccccagcccctctgtccccacagaACGGCCACACTGCCCCGAGCCTGCTGAGCACCAGCTCCTCCGTgtccagcctcagctcctccaCG CTGAGCGGGAGCCTGATGAGCCTGTACAGCgagggggagctgggcagggtggccgtgcagggctgtgtccagttctCCCTGCGCTACGACCCGgccaggaaggagctgcaggtgcaCGTCCTGCGCTGCCGGGAGCTGGCCCAGGCCAGGAAGCAGCGCTCGGACCC GTACATCAAGACGTACCTGCTGCCGGACAAGTCCAACCACAGCAAGCGCAAGACCGCCgtgaggaagaggagcttgGATCCCGTCTTCAATGAGACCCTCAAG TACAAGCTGGAGAAGAGAGACCTGCAGGGCCGGACCCTGAACCTCTCCGTGTGGCACCACGACAGCCTGGGCAGGAACCTGTTCCTGGGGGAGGTGGAGGTCGCGCTGGGCTCCTGGGACTGGGCCAACACTCGCCCCGAGTGGTTCAGTCTCCAGCCACGG ACGCCCATCCCCTCCGACGGCCTCGCCAGCCGGGGCAACCTCAACCTGGCGCTGAAGTTCCTCCCCGCTGGCTCGGAAG GAGGGGGGATGCCGCCCACGGGGGAGCTGCACATCTGGGTGAAGGACGCTCAGAGCCTCATCCCGCTGCAGAGCGGCACCGTGGACGCCTTCGTGCAGTG CTACGTCCTGCCGGATGACAGCAAGGCGAGCCGGCAGAAAACGCGGGTGGTGAAGCGGAGCCTGAGCCCCCTCTTCAACCACACCATGGTGTACGACGGCTTCCAGGCCAAGGACCTGGCCGAGGCCTGCGCCGAGTTCACCCTCTGGCACCACGAAACCTTCTCCAAGCGCCAGCTGGGCGGCATCCGGCTCAGCCTGGGCACCG GGAGCAGCTATGGGCTGCCCGTGGGCTGGATGGACTCGACGCAGGAGGAGCAGGGCGtgtggaagcagctgctgcagcagcccgGGCGCTGGGTGgaggctctgctccccctgAGGACCAACCTGGTCCCCCGGGTGTAg
- the SYTL1 gene encoding synaptotagmin-like protein 1 isoform X1, which produces MLASLVHARHAEPPVSPGGPDPRGVPAVSPGPAMALEPEALLDLSFLTEQERSSIAEVLRRDWQLRRREQGRISKLRKSVSDPARLRSLTGDWFCDARAQRHQQQLLGSDLVRASIRRRRRPRGTGGLERGPSLGELEAIDEPLAEEKEDEDGALETDESSPPEEVQEATEPQPGPPAPAEEGTPMSQALLQGDILLREQDSPAQPGESGAGSGFGSSSAEEDEEEPDSAHAGQRPETPETDQTPPAPLSPQNGHTAPSLLSTSSSVSSLSSSTLSGSLMSLYSEGELGRVAVQGCVQFSLRYDPARKELQVHVLRCRELAQARKQRSDPYIKTYLLPDKSNHSKRKTAVRKRSLDPVFNETLKYKLEKRDLQGRTLNLSVWHHDSLGRNLFLGEVEVALGSWDWANTRPEWFSLQPRTPIPSDGLASRGNLNLALKFLPAGSEGGGMPPTGELHIWVKDAQSLIPLQSGTVDAFVQCYVLPDDSKASRQKTRVVKRSLSPLFNHTMVYDGFQAKDLAEACAEFTLWHHETFSKRQLGGIRLSLGTGSSYGLPVGWMDSTQEEQGVWKQLLQQPGRWVEALLPLRTNLVPRV; this is translated from the exons ATGCTGGCATCGCTGGTGCACGCCCGGCACGCTGAGCCCCCCGTGTCCCCGGGCGGGCCGGACCCTCGGGGtgtccccgccgtgtccccgggccctgccatggctctgGAGCCCGAGGCGCTGCTGGACCTCAGCTTCCTGACGGAGCAGGAGCGGAGCTCCATCGCCGAGGTGCTGCGCCGGGACTGGCAGCTCCGGCGGCGAGAGCAGGGACGCATCAG CAAACTCCGCAAGTCGGTGTCGGACCCGGCGCGGCTCCGGAGCCTCACCGGGGACTGGTTCTGCGACGCCCGCGCCCAGcggcaccagcagcagctgctgggctccgACCTCGTGCGAGCCTCCATCCGCCGCAGGAGGCGGCCCCGGG GAACGGGCGGCCTGGAACGCGGCCCCAGTCTGGGCGAGCTGGAGGCCATTGATGAGCCgctggcagaggagaaggaggatgaggatggtgcCTTGGAGACGGACGAGAG ctccccCCCAGAGGAGGTGCAGGAGGCCACTGAGCCCCAG CCCGGCCCCCCCGCCCCGGCTGAGGAGGGGACCCCGATGTCACAGGCGCTGCTGCAGGGTGACATcctgctgagggagcaggacAGCCCGGCCCAGCCAG GTGAGTCGGGAGCTGGGAGTGGCTTCGGCTCGTCCAGCGcggaggaggatgaggaggagccGGACTCGGCACACGCTGGGCAG AGACCAGAGACCCCCGAGACGGATCAgacccccccagcccctctgtccccacagaACGGCCACACTGCCCCGAGCCTGCTGAGCACCAGCTCCTCCGTgtccagcctcagctcctccaCG CTGAGCGGGAGCCTGATGAGCCTGTACAGCgagggggagctgggcagggtggccgtgcagggctgtgtccagttctCCCTGCGCTACGACCCGgccaggaaggagctgcaggtgcaCGTCCTGCGCTGCCGGGAGCTGGCCCAGGCCAGGAAGCAGCGCTCGGACCC GTACATCAAGACGTACCTGCTGCCGGACAAGTCCAACCACAGCAAGCGCAAGACCGCCgtgaggaagaggagcttgGATCCCGTCTTCAATGAGACCCTCAAG TACAAGCTGGAGAAGAGAGACCTGCAGGGCCGGACCCTGAACCTCTCCGTGTGGCACCACGACAGCCTGGGCAGGAACCTGTTCCTGGGGGAGGTGGAGGTCGCGCTGGGCTCCTGGGACTGGGCCAACACTCGCCCCGAGTGGTTCAGTCTCCAGCCACGG ACGCCCATCCCCTCCGACGGCCTCGCCAGCCGGGGCAACCTCAACCTGGCGCTGAAGTTCCTCCCCGCTGGCTCGGAAG GAGGGGGGATGCCGCCCACGGGGGAGCTGCACATCTGGGTGAAGGACGCTCAGAGCCTCATCCCGCTGCAGAGCGGCACCGTGGACGCCTTCGTGCAGTG CTACGTCCTGCCGGATGACAGCAAGGCGAGCCGGCAGAAAACGCGGGTGGTGAAGCGGAGCCTGAGCCCCCTCTTCAACCACACCATGGTGTACGACGGCTTCCAGGCCAAGGACCTGGCCGAGGCCTGCGCCGAGTTCACCCTCTGGCACCACGAAACCTTCTCCAAGCGCCAGCTGGGCGGCATCCGGCTCAGCCTGGGCACCG GGAGCAGCTATGGGCTGCCCGTGGGCTGGATGGACTCGACGCAGGAGGAGCAGGGCGtgtggaagcagctgctgcagcagcccgGGCGCTGGGTGgaggctctgctccccctgAGGACCAACCTGGTCCCCCGGGTGTAg
- the CD164L2 gene encoding CD164 sialomucin-like 2 protein isoform X2 — MILMDKSRGAGLAVENSIPREEFGAKVRGSQAAGECGKLRSCEMCTASSHSHNGTDCVWVGCGTPEEPETGSCEQRGSAVRDTCALYNTSSQCRALKSHTEEPPRSHSKEPVTHSTRTTTTSAPLTGSPEFHPPGFDTASFIGGIVLVLCVQAVAFFIIKFIKSKDSTYQTLI; from the exons ATGATTTTGATGGATAAATCCAGGGGAGCAGGACTGGCAGTGGAAAACAGCATCCCCCGGGAGGAGTTCGGGGCCAAAGTGAGGGGATCCCAAGCAGCAG GAGAGTGTGGCAAGCTGAGGTCCTGCGAGAtgtgcacagccagcagccactCCCACAACGGCACCGACTGCGTCTGGGTGGGCTGCGGGACCCCCGAGGAGCCAG AAACAGGGAGCTGCGAGCAGAGAGGGTCAGCAGTGCGGGACACCTGCGCGCTCTACAACACCAGCAGCCAGTGCCGAG CACTGAAGTCCCACACGGAGGAGCCTCCACGATCCCATAGCAAGGAGCCAGTGACGCACTCCACAA GGACCACCACCACCAGCGCCCCGCTGACGGGCAGCCCCGAGTTCCACCCGCCCGGCTTCGACACGGCGAGTTTCATCGGGGGCATCGTGCTGGTGCTGTGCGTCCAGGCCGTCGCCTTCTTCATCATCAAATTCATCAAATCCAAGGACAGCACCTACCAAACTCT GATCTGA
- the CD164L2 gene encoding CD164 sialomucin-like 2 protein isoform X1 — protein sequence MILMDKSRGAGLAVENSIPREEFGAKVRGSQAAGECGKLRSCEMCTASSHSHNGTDCVWVGCGTPEEPETGSCEQRGSAVRDTCALYNTSSQCRALKSHTEEPPRSHSKEPVTHSTRTTTTSAPLTGSPEFHPPGFDTASFIGGIVLVLCVQAVAFFIIKFIKSKDSTYQTLEDNQ from the exons ATGATTTTGATGGATAAATCCAGGGGAGCAGGACTGGCAGTGGAAAACAGCATCCCCCGGGAGGAGTTCGGGGCCAAAGTGAGGGGATCCCAAGCAGCAG GAGAGTGTGGCAAGCTGAGGTCCTGCGAGAtgtgcacagccagcagccactCCCACAACGGCACCGACTGCGTCTGGGTGGGCTGCGGGACCCCCGAGGAGCCAG AAACAGGGAGCTGCGAGCAGAGAGGGTCAGCAGTGCGGGACACCTGCGCGCTCTACAACACCAGCAGCCAGTGCCGAG CACTGAAGTCCCACACGGAGGAGCCTCCACGATCCCATAGCAAGGAGCCAGTGACGCACTCCACAA GGACCACCACCACCAGCGCCCCGCTGACGGGCAGCCCCGAGTTCCACCCGCCCGGCTTCGACACGGCGAGTTTCATCGGGGGCATCGTGCTGGTGCTGTGCGTCCAGGCCGTCGCCTTCTTCATCATCAAATTCATCAAATCCAAGGACAGCACCTACCAAACTCT AGAGGACAACCAGTAG
- the GPR3 gene encoding G-protein coupled receptor 3, which yields MMEKEPPNSSEGQQGWFSARNGSGSSLDLESVVQPLALNLWDVVLCISGTIISCENAIVVVVIFYTPAFRAPMFLLIGSLATADLLAGLGLILHFAFVYLIPSEAVSLLTVGLLVTSFTASVSSLLTITIDRYLSLYNALTYYSERTVTRTYIMLILTWGASICYGLLPVMGWNCLKEPSSCSIVRPLTKNHLIILSVSFFAVFAAMLQLYVQICRIVCRHAHQIAVQRHFLASSHYDSTRKGIATLAVILGTFASCWLPFAVYGLLGDDSSPALYTYVTLLPATYNSMLNPVIYAFRNQEIQKVLWAVCCGCFSSTLPFRSRSPSDV from the coding sequence ATGATGGAGAAAGAGCCCCCCAACTCCAGCGAAGGCCAGCAAGGCTGGTTCTCAGCCAGGAACGGCAGTGGCAGCTCCTTGGATCTGGAGTCTGTGGTGCAGCCCCTCGCCTTGAACCTGTGGGACGTTGTCCTCTGCATCTCGGGGACCATCATCTCCTGTGAGAACGCCATCGTGGTGGTGGTCATCTTCTACACCCCGGCTTTCCGCGCCCCAATGTTCCTCCTGATCGGCAGCTTGGCCACAGCCGACCTCCTGGCAGGCTTGGGGTTGATCCTGCACTTTGCCTTTGTGTACTTGATTCCGTCGGAAGCGGTCAGCCTGCTCACCGTGGGGCTCCTGGTCACCTCCTTCACGGCCAGCGTCAGCAGCCTGCTGACCATCACCATCGACCGCTACCTGTCCCTCTACAACGCCCTCACCTACTACTCAGAGAGGACGGTCACCAGGACTTACATCATGTTGATCCTCACCTGGGGAGCCTCCATCTGCTACGGGCTGCTGCCCGTCATGGGCTGGAACTGCCTGAAGGAGCCGTCCTCCTGCAGCATCGTCAGACCGCTGACCAAGAACCACCTCATCATCCTGTCCGTCTCCTTCTTCGCGGTGTTCGCGGCGATGCTGCAGCTGTACGTGCAGATCTGTAGGATCGTGTGCCGGCACGCGCACCAGATCGCCGTCCAGAGGCACTTCTTGGCCAGCTCCCACTACGACAGCACCCGCAAGGGCATCGCCACCCTGGCCGTCATCCTGGGCACCTTCGCGTCCTGCTGGCTGCCCTTCGCCGTGTACGGGCTGCTGGGCGATGACAGCTCCCCGGCCCTCTACACCTACGTCACCTTGCTCCCCGCCACCTACAACTCCATGCTCAATCCCGTCATTTACGCCTTCAGGAACCAGGAGATCCAGAAAGTGCTGTGGGCCGTGTGCTGCGGCTGCTTCTCCTCCACGCTGCCTTTCCGCTCCCGCTCCCCCAGTGACGTCTGA
- the WASF2 gene encoding wiskott-Aldrich syndrome protein family member 2: MPLVTRNIEPRHLCRQTLPSVPSELECVTNITLANVIRQLGSLSKSAEDIFGELFTQANTFASRVSILVERVDRLQVKVTQLDPKEEEVSLQGINTRKAFKSSTTQDQKLFDRDSLPVPVLETYKTCNTPPPLNILSPYRDDGKEALKFYTDPSYFFDLWKEKMLQDTKDIMKEKRKHRKEKKENPNRGNVNPRKIKTRKEEWEKLKMGQEFVESKDKHGPAGYPSNMVYQNGSIGSSESMDGNCYPPPPQTDSIVPPPPSFPDDSLPPPPLEFSYPVDNQRGSGSGGPKRSSLVSPSHPPPAPPIGSPLAARPGFAPPPAPPPPPPSTSKPKSSLPAVSDARSDLLSAIRQGFQLRKVEEQREQEKRDVVGNDVATILSRRIAVEYSDSEDDSSEFDEDEWSD, encoded by the exons ATGCCGTTAGTAACGAGGAACATTGAGCCAAGGCACCTGTGCCGTCAGACGTTGCCTAGCGTTCCGAGCGAGCTGGAATGCGTGACCAACATCACCCTGGCAAATGTCATTCGACAGCTGGGCAGCCTGA GTAAATCTGCAGAAGACATATTTGGAGAGCTGTTTACTCAAGCCAACACCTTTGCCTCTCGGGTGAGCATTCTGGTCGAGAGAGTTGACCGCTTGCAAGTCAAAGTCACTCAGCTGGATCCCAAAGAGGAGGAAG TCTCCTTGCAAGGCATTAACACAAGGAAGGCCTTCAAAAGCTCCACCACTCAGGACCAGAAGCTCTTTGACAGAGATTCTCTCCCTGTGCCTGTTCTCGAAACCTACAAGACCTGCAATACCCCTCCACCTCTCAACATCCTCTCACCTTACAG GGATGATGGCAAGGAGGCACTTAAATTCTACACAGATCCTTCATATTTCTTCGACctttggaaggagaaaatgcttCAGGACACCAAGGATATCATGAAGGAAAAGCGGAAACATAGg aaagagaaaaaggagaatcCAAACAGAGGAAATGTGAATCCACGGAAAATCAAAACCCGGAAGGAGGAGTGGGAGAAGCTGAAAATGGGACAAGAATTTGTCGAGTCAAAGGACAAGCATGGTCCTGCTGG GTACCCCTCCAACATGGTGTATCAGAACGGCAGCATCGGCTCCAGCGAGAGCATGGATGGGAACTGCTACCCGCCACCACCACAGACTGACTCTATTGTGCCACCACCTCCCTCGTTCCCAGATGACAGCCTGCCTCCACCCCCACTGGAATTTAG TTATCCTGTAGACAACCAGAGGGGTTCTGGTTCCGGAGGGCCCAAACGATCCAGCCTGGTTAGCCCGAGCCACCCACCGCCAGCTCCTCCCATCGGATCCCCCTTGGCAGCCAGGCCGGGCTTTGCtccccctccagctcctcctccacCACCACCC TCCACCTCCAAGCCCAAGTCGTCCTTGCCTGCGGTCAGCGATGCCAGGAGCGATCTGCTTTCGGCTATTCGGCAAG gCTTCCAGCTGCGCAAGGTGGAGGAGCAGCgggagcaggagaagagggaTGTTGTGGGGAACGACGTGGCCACCATCCTGTCACGCCGCATCGCCGTGGAGTACAGCGACTCCGAGGACGACTCCTCCGAGTTCGACGAGGATGAATGGTCGGATTAG